A region from the Mucilaginibacter sp. CSA2-8R genome encodes:
- a CDS encoding D-sedoheptulose 7-phosphate isomerase has protein sequence MLSTIKSHISSSIQVKTALLNDQSLLDLIIKAVETITNSYKNGNKTLLAGNGGSAADAQHLSGEFVSRFNFDRPAIPSIALSTDTSILTGIGNDYGFERLFSRQIEAHGNKGDVFIGISTSGNSPNIIKALQTCKDRGVISVGLTGETGGQMAALCDICIKVPSTVTPRIQESHILIGHMICHLVEEQLFEEYKARK, from the coding sequence ATGTTATCTACTATAAAATCTCACATATCATCATCAATACAGGTAAAGACTGCACTGTTAAATGATCAAAGCTTACTCGACTTAATAATTAAAGCTGTTGAGACTATAACCAATAGTTATAAGAACGGAAACAAAACCTTATTAGCAGGTAATGGCGGGAGTGCTGCCGACGCACAGCATCTTTCGGGCGAATTTGTAAGTCGTTTTAACTTTGACCGTCCGGCTATTCCGTCCATTGCCTTATCTACTGATACCTCTATATTAACAGGTATAGGTAACGACTATGGTTTTGAGCGTCTTTTCTCAAGGCAAATAGAGGCGCATGGTAATAAAGGCGATGTTTTTATAGGTATATCTACCTCGGGCAACTCACCCAATATTATAAAGGCATTGCAAACATGTAAAGACCGGGGCGTTATTTCTGTCGGGTTGACAGGGGAAACCGGAGGTCAGATGGCTGCTTTATGCGATATCTGTATCAAGGTGCCGTCTACTGTTACGCCACGCATTCAGGAGTCGCATATATTGATAGGGCATATGATCTGCCATTTGGTTGAGGAGCAGCTTTTTGAAGAATATAAAGCCAGAAAATAG
- a CDS encoding M14 metallopeptidase family protein, translated as MKFNLPGAIALMLWLSAPVIAQKVPTPKEHFGFNIGDDYQLANYTQTEAYFKKLSASPRTKLVDIGLTEEGRHQWMLIVSSPENIRNLEKYKDISRRLARTEGLTDAQAKALANQGKAVVWIDGGLHATETVGTHQLIETAYELVSRTDDETMRILNDAVILMVHANPDGQELVSDWYMGQKDPAKRNMNIPRLYEKYIGHDNNRDFYMMNMKESQNITRQQFLEWMPQIVYNHHQTGPAGSVVAGPPYRDPFNYVYDPLLVTSIDALGAAMSSRLNAENKPGYTERNGTSFSTWWNGGLRTTTYFHNMVGLLTEIIGSPTPSSIPLVPDRLIPSSNTPFPVTPQSWHYKQSIDYSLSLNYAVLGYAVRQRDQLLYNMYVMGKNSINRGSHDNWTLSPKRADSINAAYKKEQPATTANAGTRGEGRGFNNMPVKYYDQVLKDPTLRDPRGYIIPANQSDFPTAIKFVNTLVRAGLVIQKATADFKVNGVSYPAGSYVVKTDQAFRPHILDMFEPQDHPNDFQYPGGPPIRPYDNAGWTLAYQMGVKFDRMLDAFNGPFKRIPYGELQTPPLHAVPNAKAGYLINPSVNNAFIVVNDLLKAGVEVYRLPNGAADMNAPGAFYIPGTPAAHDALAKETNFGVTTVATSTKPKGAVKVSALRIGLWDTYGGSIPSGWIRWLFEQEHFNYERVYAQQIDAGNLKSKYDVLVFVGGAIPSVNGRQGGFGEFGGRAPSANELPAEYRSQTGRITADKSIPQLKAFLEAGGNIVTIGSSANLAYQLKLPVSSALVENTGGQEKPLSGDKFYIPGSVLQVTYDASQPANWGMPAVGDIMFDSSPAFKLTDGAAQQGIKPLATYTTDKPLRSGWAWGQKYLKNSVASFVAPVGKGKLYVYGPEITFRAQAHGTFKSLFNQLYEVK; from the coding sequence ATGAAATTTAACTTACCCGGCGCAATCGCGTTGATGTTATGGCTGTCTGCCCCGGTCATAGCACAAAAAGTGCCTACTCCTAAAGAGCACTTCGGCTTTAACATTGGCGATGATTATCAACTGGCCAACTACACCCAAACAGAGGCTTACTTTAAAAAGCTATCGGCCTCGCCGCGCACCAAACTGGTTGACATCGGACTAACTGAAGAAGGCCGGCACCAGTGGATGCTGATTGTATCATCGCCCGAAAACATCAGGAATTTAGAAAAGTACAAAGATATATCGCGTCGTTTAGCCCGTACTGAGGGACTAACAGATGCACAAGCCAAAGCTTTGGCCAACCAGGGTAAGGCCGTTGTTTGGATTGATGGCGGCTTGCATGCTACCGAAACCGTAGGCACCCACCAATTGATTGAAACAGCTTATGAACTGGTGAGCCGTACCGACGATGAAACGATGCGCATTTTAAATGACGCCGTTATTTTAATGGTGCACGCCAACCCCGACGGGCAAGAACTGGTATCTGACTGGTACATGGGCCAAAAGGATCCGGCCAAGCGCAATATGAATATTCCGCGCCTTTACGAAAAATACATAGGCCATGATAACAACCGCGATTTTTATATGATGAATATGAAAGAATCGCAGAATATAACGCGTCAGCAGTTTTTAGAGTGGATGCCGCAGATTGTTTACAATCACCATCAAACCGGCCCTGCTGGTTCGGTAGTGGCTGGTCCGCCTTACCGCGATCCTTTCAATTATGTATATGACCCATTACTGGTAACCAGTATAGATGCATTAGGCGCAGCCATGAGCAGCCGCTTAAACGCCGAAAATAAGCCGGGCTATACCGAACGTAACGGCACCTCGTTTTCTACTTGGTGGAACGGTGGCTTGCGTACCACTACCTATTTTCATAACATGGTGGGCCTGCTTACCGAAATCATCGGCAGCCCTACCCCATCCAGCATTCCACTGGTACCCGACCGTTTAATTCCGAGCAGTAATACCCCTTTTCCGGTTACACCACAAAGCTGGCATTACAAACAGTCTATCGATTACTCCTTGTCGTTAAACTACGCCGTGTTGGGCTATGCAGTTAGGCAGCGCGACCAGTTATTATACAATATGTATGTAATGGGCAAAAACTCCATCAACCGGGGCAGCCATGATAACTGGACTTTATCTCCTAAACGGGCAGATTCAATTAATGCTGCTTACAAAAAGGAGCAGCCTGCCACCACGGCCAATGCGGGTACCCGGGGTGAAGGCCGTGGCTTTAACAACATGCCTGTTAAATATTATGACCAGGTTTTAAAAGACCCCACGCTTCGCGACCCGCGTGGTTATATTATTCCGGCTAATCAAAGCGATTTTCCAACCGCCATTAAATTTGTGAATACTTTGGTTAGGGCAGGCTTGGTTATTCAAAAAGCTACTGCCGATTTTAAAGTGAATGGCGTAAGCTATCCGGCCGGATCATATGTCGTAAAAACCGATCAGGCGTTTCGTCCGCATATTTTAGATATGTTTGAGCCGCAAGATCATCCTAATGATTTTCAGTATCCGGGCGGCCCCCCCATCCGTCCTTATGATAATGCAGGCTGGACACTGGCTTACCAGATGGGCGTAAAATTTGACCGCATGCTTGATGCTTTTAACGGACCGTTTAAACGGATTCCGTATGGTGAGCTGCAAACCCCACCATTGCATGCCGTGCCCAACGCTAAGGCCGGTTACCTGATTAACCCATCGGTTAACAATGCCTTTATTGTAGTAAATGATTTATTAAAAGCAGGCGTAGAAGTTTACCGTTTACCTAACGGCGCTGCCGATATGAACGCTCCGGGTGCATTTTACATTCCGGGCACTCCGGCAGCTCATGATGCACTGGCTAAAGAAACTAATTTTGGTGTAACTACTGTTGCTACCTCTACAAAGCCCAAAGGCGCCGTAAAAGTATCGGCGTTACGTATTGGTTTGTGGGATACCTATGGCGGTTCTATCCCATCGGGCTGGATACGGTGGCTGTTTGAGCAAGAGCATTTTAATTATGAGCGTGTTTATGCCCAACAAATTGACGCCGGTAATTTGAAAAGCAAGTATGACGTGCTGGTTTTTGTAGGCGGCGCAATACCATCAGTAAATGGCCGCCAAGGAGGATTTGGCGAATTTGGGGGCCGAGCCCCATCTGCCAATGAGCTACCAGCTGAGTACCGTAGCCAAACCGGCCGCATCACGGCAGATAAATCTATCCCTCAACTTAAAGCGTTTTTAGAAGCAGGTGGCAATATTGTAACTATTGGCAGTAGCGCCAATCTGGCTTACCAGCTTAAACTACCAGTAAGCAGTGCCCTGGTCGAAAACACAGGCGGACAAGAAAAACCATTAAGCGGTGATAAATTTTACATTCCCGGCAGTGTTTTACAGGTTACTTATGATGCCAGCCAACCGGCCAACTGGGGTATGCCTGCTGTGGGCGATATTATGTTTGACAGCAGCCCTGCTTTTAAATTAACCGATGGCGCCGCACAACAAGGCATTAAACCGTTAGCTACATACACTACAGATAAGCCGCTGCGCAGTGGTTGGGCATGGGGCCAAAAGTATCTTAAAAACTCGGTAGCCTCGTTTGTAGCCCCGGTAGGTAAAGGCAAACTTTATGTTTACGGTCCCGAAATTACTTTCCGTGCACAAGCCCATGGCACGTTTAAATCGCTATTTAATCAGTTGTACGAGGTAAAGTAG
- the miaA gene encoding tRNA (adenosine(37)-N6)-dimethylallyltransferase MiaA: MNTGQKYLISVVGATSVGKTAAAIQLANHYQTEIISADSRQFFREMSIGTAKPSAIELAQAPHHFINSHQVTNAFNVGDFEKQGLATLKHIFEKHSIAIMAGGSGLYVNAIINGFDELPPVRPEVREALNQLLATEGLQVLQQKLLKADPVYYQQVDLNNPQRLIRALEVYESTGKPYSSFRKGSLSKRDFNIVKIGLDLPREELYTRINQRVDTMLADGLIDEVKALTQYRHLNALNTVGYSEIFDYLDGKTDLATAVALVKQNTRRFAKRQLTWFKKDKDIHWFNPTNVSAIIDYIDTTVARLNA; this comes from the coding sequence ATGAATACCGGTCAAAAATATTTGATAAGCGTTGTTGGTGCAACTTCAGTAGGCAAAACGGCCGCTGCTATTCAATTAGCTAATCATTATCAAACCGAAATCATCTCGGCCGACTCAAGGCAGTTTTTTCGCGAAATGAGCATTGGCACGGCCAAACCCTCTGCTATAGAATTAGCCCAGGCCCCTCATCATTTCATCAACTCGCATCAGGTTACTAACGCATTTAACGTTGGCGATTTTGAAAAACAAGGATTAGCCACGCTTAAACATATTTTTGAAAAGCATAGCATAGCCATCATGGCCGGCGGCTCGGGCTTGTATGTAAATGCAATTATTAATGGCTTTGATGAATTGCCACCCGTACGGCCCGAAGTACGCGAAGCACTTAATCAACTGCTGGCTACCGAAGGCCTACAGGTTTTGCAGCAAAAACTTTTAAAAGCCGACCCCGTATACTATCAGCAAGTTGATTTAAATAACCCACAACGCCTGATCAGGGCTTTAGAAGTATACGAAAGCACAGGCAAGCCTTATTCCTCTTTCCGGAAAGGCAGCTTATCTAAAAGAGATTTTAACATTGTTAAGATTGGATTGGATTTACCTCGTGAAGAATTATACACCCGCATTAACCAGCGGGTTGATACCATGTTAGCGGATGGGTTGATTGACGAAGTTAAAGCACTGACGCAATACCGCCACCTTAACGCATTAAACACAGTAGGTTATTCTGAGATATTTGATTACCTGGATGGTAAAACCGACTTAGCAACCGCAGTTGCGTTGGTAAAACAAAACACCCGCCGCTTTGCTAAACGGCAACTTACCTGGTTTAAAAAAGACAAAGACATCCATTGGTTTAACCCAACAAATGTCTCTGCAATAATTGACTATATTGATACTACTGTTGCTCGTTTAAACGCCTGA
- a CDS encoding SUMF1/EgtB/PvdO family nonheme iron enzyme has translation MNAKNLLNRMKIKLNQLAITLSAAVAFTACQTQSRIAGMDNIHTSRATMQSLTPLAPRGMVYVPAGNIVEKEDTKDTSVVKTAPKVVTVSAFFMDQTEVTNKQYRTFVDWVADSVVVTDYLKDEKYFQKAKKAPVAKLSKSKAKVAEVGAPIFLDSVKRIDWTKVGNIREPLWKTADPNIKGLLYGKLYTMINGKPALIPGKVVYRYDRLSVDRNGSSKYITDTVSIVPTPKVWSSDFPNSQMEVMDNNYYTNIGYDEYPVVGVNWKQARAYTNWRSKMINATAGEVSLVRMYNLQYNLPTEAQWEYAASKDMKSEDFDKLSTVSIKEREGRKTKKVDALGVNFKQQEGDYRKDGGTYTMHVKSYAPNSLGLYNMMGNVAEWTLDAFSPSYRELVHDLNPVLLYDAADTESEAMRRKVVRGGSWKDNADLLTPSTRAYEIQNVGHSYIGFRCVMPAPDVVLEQTKTRK, from the coding sequence TTGAATGCAAAAAATTTATTAAATCGAATGAAAATTAAACTTAATCAACTTGCCATCACACTTTCAGCGGCCGTAGCGTTTACAGCATGTCAAACTCAAAGCCGCATAGCAGGAATGGATAACATCCATACCTCCAGAGCAACAATGCAATCACTAACGCCCTTAGCACCACGAGGAATGGTGTATGTACCGGCTGGCAACATTGTTGAGAAAGAAGACACTAAAGATACATCGGTTGTTAAAACCGCTCCTAAAGTAGTTACCGTTAGTGCATTTTTCATGGACCAAACGGAAGTTACTAATAAACAATATCGTACTTTTGTAGATTGGGTTGCAGACTCGGTTGTAGTGACTGACTATCTGAAAGACGAAAAATACTTTCAAAAAGCAAAGAAAGCCCCTGTAGCAAAACTTTCAAAGTCGAAAGCTAAAGTTGCAGAAGTTGGTGCACCAATTTTTCTTGATAGCGTTAAAAGGATTGACTGGACCAAAGTTGGTAATATAAGAGAGCCTCTTTGGAAAACTGCAGATCCAAACATCAAAGGTTTGTTGTATGGAAAACTTTATACAATGATTAACGGAAAGCCGGCGCTGATACCTGGCAAAGTAGTTTACCGTTATGACCGCCTTTCTGTTGATCGCAATGGTTCTTCAAAATATATTACTGATACGGTATCAATTGTACCTACGCCTAAAGTATGGTCAAGTGACTTCCCTAACTCACAGATGGAAGTAATGGATAATAACTATTACACTAATATTGGTTATGATGAATACCCTGTAGTAGGCGTTAACTGGAAACAAGCACGTGCTTATACCAATTGGAGAAGCAAAATGATAAATGCTACTGCCGGTGAGGTATCATTAGTAAGAATGTATAACTTACAATACAACCTACCAACTGAAGCTCAGTGGGAATATGCTGCATCAAAAGATATGAAGTCAGAAGATTTTGATAAACTATCTACTGTAAGCATAAAAGAAAGAGAAGGAAGAAAAACAAAGAAAGTTGATGCTTTAGGTGTTAATTTTAAGCAACAAGAAGGTGATTACCGTAAAGATGGTGGCACTTACACTATGCACGTTAAATCTTACGCACCAAATTCATTAGGATTATACAACATGATGGGTAACGTAGCAGAATGGACTTTAGATGCTTTTAGCCCATCGTACAGAGAACTGGTACACGATTTGAACCCAGTGTTGTTGTACGACGCTGCTGACACTGAAAGTGAAGCTATGAGACGCAAAGTTGTAAGAGGTGGATCTTGGAAAGATAATGCTGATTTGTTAACTCCATCAACCCGCGCTTACGAAATACAAAATGTTGGTCACTCTTACATTGGTTTTAGATGTGTAATGCCTGCACCAGATGTGGTATTAGAGCAAACAAAAACCAGAAAGTAA
- the rfbD gene encoding dTDP-4-dehydrorhamnose reductase translates to MSKIIVFGASGQLGHCLKKVAAEQEVTEIFFPGKGEANILDHDGLKKLFEEHKPQYCINCAAYTAVDRAEDDVETARQVNRDGVANLARLCKSYGTTMVHVSTDFVFGGSSTQPLSEADHTAPINVYGLTKLEGEQAIAELLPEHYILRTSWLYSEYANNFVKTMLRLGAEKDELKIIADQVGTPTYAIDLAACILTIINNDNHQYGIYHYSNEGVTSWYDFAMGIFDISNTQVKVYPVRTSEYVTRAVRPAFSVMDKSKIKAAFNMEIPYWRKSLEICIRRLNEQQ, encoded by the coding sequence ATGAGTAAAATTATAGTTTTCGGTGCTTCAGGTCAGTTAGGTCATTGTTTGAAAAAAGTTGCTGCCGAACAGGAAGTTACCGAAATATTTTTTCCGGGTAAAGGCGAGGCTAACATTTTAGATCATGATGGTCTGAAAAAACTGTTTGAAGAGCATAAGCCTCAATACTGTATTAACTGCGCAGCTTACACTGCTGTTGATAGAGCTGAAGACGATGTAGAAACTGCCCGTCAGGTTAACCGTGACGGAGTTGCCAACTTAGCCCGTTTATGTAAAAGCTATGGTACAACCATGGTGCATGTATCAACTGATTTTGTTTTTGGAGGCAGTTCAACACAACCTTTATCAGAGGCCGATCACACTGCGCCAATTAATGTTTACGGTTTAACTAAGCTGGAAGGTGAGCAAGCTATAGCCGAATTGCTACCTGAACATTATATTTTACGTACCAGCTGGCTGTACTCTGAGTATGCAAACAACTTTGTAAAAACCATGTTGCGCCTCGGTGCCGAAAAGGATGAACTTAAGATTATTGCCGACCAGGTAGGTACACCCACTTACGCCATAGATTTAGCAGCTTGCATTCTTACTATCATTAATAATGATAATCATCAATATGGCATTTATCATTACAGTAACGAGGGCGTAACCTCGTGGTACGATTTTGCAATGGGCATTTTTGATATCTCAAATACCCAGGTTAAAGTATACCCTGTGCGTACATCTGAGTATGTTACACGCGCCGTAAGACCGGCATTTTCGGTAATGGATAAAAGTAAAATTAAGGCTGCTTTTAATATGGAGATTCCGTACTGGCGTAAAAGCCTGGAAATTTGTATCAGGCGTTTAAACGAGCAACAGTAG
- a CDS encoding UDP-glucuronic acid decarboxylase family protein, which produces MKGKRVLVTGAAGFLGSHLCDRFIKEGCHVIGMDNLITGDLKNIEHLFKLENFEFYNHDVSKFVHIPGQLDYILHFASPASPIDYLKIPIQTLKVGSLGTHNLLGLARAKDARILVASTSEIYGDPTVNPQPEEYWGNVNPVGPRGVYDEAKRFQEAITMAYHTFHGVQTRIVRIFNTYGPRMRLNDGRVLPAFIGQALRGEPLTMFGDGSQTRAFCYVDDLIEGIYRLLLSDYVQPMNVGNPDEITIREFGEEIIKLTGTDQQLISKPLPTDDPKQRRPDITKAKAILGWEPKVSRQEGLKITYEYFKSLPQHVIEHKEFSQYMK; this is translated from the coding sequence ATAAAAGGGAAAAGAGTTCTCGTTACAGGTGCAGCCGGCTTTTTGGGTTCGCATTTATGTGATCGTTTCATTAAAGAAGGTTGCCATGTAATAGGTATGGATAATCTTATCACAGGTGATTTAAAAAATATTGAGCATCTGTTTAAACTTGAAAACTTCGAGTTTTACAACCATGATGTTTCTAAATTTGTGCACATACCGGGCCAATTGGATTACATCCTGCATTTTGCAAGCCCTGCATCACCAATTGATTATCTAAAAATTCCTATCCAAACCCTTAAAGTTGGTTCATTAGGTACTCACAACCTTTTAGGTTTGGCAAGAGCTAAAGATGCCCGCATTTTAGTAGCCTCCACTTCTGAAATTTATGGTGACCCTACTGTAAATCCGCAACCGGAAGAGTACTGGGGTAACGTAAATCCTGTAGGCCCTCGTGGTGTATACGATGAAGCTAAACGCTTTCAGGAAGCTATCACTATGGCATATCATACGTTCCATGGTGTTCAAACCCGTATTGTGAGAATCTTTAATACTTACGGACCAAGAATGCGACTGAATGACGGACGGGTATTACCTGCTTTCATCGGTCAGGCTTTAAGAGGCGAGCCTCTGACTATGTTTGGTGATGGTTCTCAAACCAGAGCTTTCTGCTACGTTGATGATTTGATTGAAGGTATTTACCGCTTATTATTGAGCGATTACGTACAGCCAATGAACGTTGGTAACCCTGACGAGATCACCATTCGTGAATTTGGCGAAGAGATCATTAAATTAACTGGTACCGATCAGCAGTTAATCAGTAAGCCACTACCTACTGATGACCCTAAACAACGCAGACCGGACATCACCAAGGCAAAAGCTATATTAGGTTGGGAGCCTAAAGTATCAAGACAAGAAGGTTTGAAAATTACCTACGAGTACTTCAAATCTCTTCCTCAGCATGTTATTGAGCATAAAGAGTTTTCTCAGTACATGAAATAA
- a CDS encoding HD domain-containing protein, which produces MKQHLQHPVFSIISAVADRQQVQAFAIGGFVRDIFLSRPSKDIDIVVVGNGIAFAEAVADALKVKVSVFKSFGTAMLKYQDVEVEFVGARKESYRAQSRKPIVENGTLEDDQKRRDFTINALAIALNGEQFGQLVDPFNGMLDLENKLIKTPLNPEETFSDDPLRMMRAIRFTAQLNFVIDDEAVEAIKLNKDRIHIVSQERITDELNKIVLSAQPSVGFKYLLETGLINHIFPQMAALYGVDYVNGRGHKDNYYHTLQVLDNISATTHDLWLRWAAILHDIAKPVTKRFEPGHGWTFHGHEDRGARMVPKLFAQLKLPLNDKMKFVQKLVQLHMRPIVLTQEIVTDSAVRRLLFEAGDDIESLMLLCKADITTKNEYKIKKYRQNFELVQQKLKDVEERDRVRNWQPPITGNDIMQLFGLKEGREVGIIKNQIREAILEGDIPNTYEAALEFTIKKGREIGLKVVENTN; this is translated from the coding sequence ATGAAACAACATCTGCAACATCCTGTATTCTCTATTATTTCGGCGGTGGCAGACCGTCAGCAGGTACAGGCGTTTGCTATAGGTGGCTTTGTACGAGACATTTTCTTGAGTCGTCCGTCTAAAGATATTGACATTGTTGTGGTAGGTAATGGTATAGCCTTTGCCGAAGCAGTTGCTGATGCACTAAAAGTTAAGGTTTCGGTTTTTAAAAGTTTTGGTACCGCCATGCTTAAATACCAGGATGTAGAAGTGGAGTTTGTAGGCGCCAGAAAAGAGTCATACCGTGCACAATCGCGTAAGCCCATTGTTGAAAACGGCACTTTAGAAGACGATCAAAAGCGACGCGATTTTACTATCAATGCTTTAGCTATTGCGTTAAATGGCGAGCAGTTCGGCCAGCTGGTTGATCCGTTTAACGGAATGCTTGATTTAGAGAACAAACTAATCAAAACTCCGCTTAACCCGGAAGAAACATTTTCGGACGACCCTTTACGGATGATGCGGGCTATACGGTTTACCGCTCAGCTCAACTTTGTGATTGATGATGAAGCTGTAGAAGCAATAAAACTGAATAAAGACCGTATCCATATTGTATCTCAAGAACGCATTACCGATGAGCTGAATAAAATTGTTTTGTCTGCTCAGCCTTCCGTAGGTTTTAAGTACTTACTGGAAACCGGGCTGATCAATCACATTTTTCCGCAGATGGCAGCGCTGTACGGCGTTGATTATGTAAATGGCCGCGGCCATAAAGATAATTATTACCACACCTTACAGGTGCTGGACAATATATCTGCAACAACCCATGATTTGTGGTTACGTTGGGCTGCAATTTTGCATGACATTGCTAAACCGGTTACTAAACGTTTTGAACCGGGCCACGGCTGGACCTTTCATGGACACGAAGACCGCGGTGCACGGATGGTACCTAAACTGTTTGCGCAACTCAAGCTGCCGTTAAACGACAAAATGAAGTTTGTACAAAAGCTGGTACAATTGCATATGCGTCCCATCGTTTTAACGCAGGAGATTGTAACCGACTCGGCCGTTAGGCGTCTGTTATTTGAGGCAGGTGATGATATTGAAAGTTTAATGCTGCTTTGCAAAGCTGATATCACCACAAAAAACGAATATAAAATTAAAAAATACCGTCAGAATTTTGAACTGGTACAGCAGAAGCTGAAAGATGTTGAAGAACGTGACAGAGTAAGAAACTGGCAGCCGCCCATAACGGGTAACGATATTATGCAGCTTTTTGGGCTTAAAGAAGGACGTGAAGTAGGTATTATTAAAAATCAGATACGCGAAGCCATATTAGAAGGAGACATACCCAATACTTACGAAGCAGCTTTAGAGTTTACTATTAAGAAAGGCCGCGAGATTGGCTTAAAAGTTGTGGAAAACACAAATTAA
- the gldN gene encoding gliding motility protein GldN, with product MKTLTHKIFIAAFCVLGVVSVTTTADAQKRKAKSTKARTSVKAKTALNKAPKSYQTNTLAQNTAPATNAADVLPPNQPLPADGYEKNEMYTNAKAFNYPGINSRDVKFYKRVWRDIDVNDPKNSLFNTPGATLADIVLEGLRTGKLTAYEPSATNNDSTFAKPLALGKALSKLQDSVMVDQFDQNGNKIGSRMVLNDFNAARVTKFRTKEDIYFDKKRSMIVTRIVGLAPLMSAQVAGATVGETPAFWLYFPQCRDFFATKDVTDPDRNIYDTTIDDLFVQGKYASSIVRASGTDNRPSTQLATNAIAGAAIDPAAAEKDKAEISKSVESKIENFKASTWDYKMKASPKTDSDKREAMANERKEKKAAAAAEKKSKKSTTDKSTKLASNQNDSE from the coding sequence ATGAAAACATTAACTCATAAAATTTTCATAGCTGCTTTCTGTGTTCTTGGAGTAGTGTCGGTAACTACTACCGCTGATGCTCAAAAAAGAAAAGCTAAAAGCACTAAAGCCCGCACTTCTGTAAAAGCTAAAACTGCTTTAAACAAAGCACCAAAAAGCTACCAGACTAACACATTAGCTCAAAACACCGCTCCAGCTACCAACGCTGCTGACGTATTACCTCCTAACCAGCCACTACCAGCTGACGGTTACGAGAAAAATGAGATGTACACTAACGCAAAAGCGTTTAACTACCCTGGCATCAATAGCCGCGATGTAAAGTTTTACAAACGTGTATGGCGCGATATTGACGTAAATGATCCTAAAAACTCTTTATTCAACACTCCTGGTGCTACATTAGCCGACATCGTGTTAGAAGGTTTGAGAACTGGTAAATTAACTGCTTACGAGCCAAGCGCTACCAATAACGACAGCACTTTTGCAAAACCATTAGCTTTAGGCAAAGCACTATCCAAATTACAAGACAGCGTAATGGTTGATCAATTTGACCAAAACGGCAATAAAATTGGTTCAAGAATGGTATTGAACGACTTTAACGCAGCCCGCGTTACTAAATTCAGAACTAAAGAGGATATCTATTTTGATAAAAAACGTTCAATGATCGTTACCCGCATTGTAGGTTTAGCTCCATTGATGTCAGCTCAGGTTGCTGGCGCTACTGTAGGAGAAACTCCAGCTTTTTGGTTGTACTTCCCTCAATGCCGTGACTTTTTTGCTACTAAAGATGTAACTGATCCGGATCGTAATATTTATGACACTACTATAGACGACTTATTTGTTCAAGGTAAATATGCCAGCTCAATAGTACGTGCAAGTGGTACTGATAACCGCCCAAGCACCCAGTTAGCAACCAATGCTATTGCTGGTGCGGCCATTGATCCTGCTGCTGCTGAAAAAGATAAAGCTGAGATTTCTAAATCAGTAGAGTCTAAAATTGAAAACTTCAAAGCCAGCACTTGGGACTACAAAATGAAAGCTTCTCCTAAAACAGATTCAGACAAAAGAGAAGCTATGGCTAATGAAAGGAAAGAGAAAAAAGCTGCTGCCGCTGCTGAGAAAAAATCAAAAAAATCAACAACCGATAAAAGCACAAAATTAGCAAGTAATCAAAACGATAGCGAATAA